The following are from one region of the Noviherbaspirillum sedimenti genome:
- the clpS gene encoding ATP-dependent Clp protease adapter ClpS, whose product MATKHDNSTVLARQEQKLKPPPMYQVLLLNDDYTPMEFVVAIIQEFFSKDRETATQIMLKVHRDGRGMCGVYPKDIACTKVELVLTHARKAGHPLQCVMEEA is encoded by the coding sequence ATGGCAACTAAGCATGACAACAGTACGGTACTGGCGCGGCAGGAGCAAAAGCTCAAGCCCCCTCCCATGTACCAGGTGTTATTGTTAAATGATGATTACACCCCGATGGAGTTCGTGGTGGCGATCATCCAGGAATTTTTCAGCAAGGACCGTGAGACTGCCACGCAAATTATGCTCAAGGTGCACCGCGATGGAAGAGGAATGTGCGGCGTGTATCCCAAGGATATCGCGTGCACAAAAGTCGAGTTGGTATTAACCCACGCCAGGAAAGCAGGGCATCCCTTGCAGTGCGTGATGGAGGAAGCATGA
- the cspE gene encoding transcription antiterminator/RNA stability regulator CspE: MATGTVKWFNDSKGFGFITPDDGGEDLFAHFSAIQMNGFKTLKEGQKVQFEVTQGPKGKQASNIQAP; the protein is encoded by the coding sequence ATGGCAACAGGTACTGTCAAGTGGTTTAACGATTCCAAAGGTTTCGGCTTTATCACTCCGGATGATGGCGGCGAAGATCTGTTCGCACACTTTTCCGCAATCCAGATGAATGGCTTCAAGACCCTCAAAGAAGGTCAAAAAGTCCAGTTCGAAGTCACGCAAGGCCCCAAAGGCAAGCAAGCTTCCAATATTCAAGCGCCCTGA